The sequence below is a genomic window from Halococcus salsus.
GTGGTGTTCGCAGGCGACGAGATCTACCAGTCCGTGAACTACGACGACGAGGTGCCGCTGGGTGCGGGACTGCTCTGGAGCCACCGCCACTGGTTCCGGAGCCTCCAGACCCTGAAGGAGCTCGAACGCAAACACGGGGCGGAGGTCGTCTACGGCCACGACCCCGAGCAGTTCCCCGAGATCGAGGAGGGATGGGGCCAGTGAGCTACGAGCGCTCGGTGTCGGCCCCCGACCACCGCTTCGAACCCGAGACGGTCTGGAACCTCCAGATGCCCGAGATACGGTTCGGCCGGGGAGCCGTCGAGGAACTCGGCTTCCAGTTCCACGACCTCGGGGTCGCGGACGGCGCACACGGGCTCGTCGTCACGGATCGAAATCTCGCCGACCTCGGTCACGCCGACCGGGTTCGCGAACACCTCGAAGACGCGGGCTTCGAGGTCGACGTCTACGACGACTGCGAACGCGAACCCTCCCTGGAGGCGGTCGGCGAGTGCCTCTCGTTCGTCCGCGACGAGCAGGGCGAGGCGGGCTACGACTTCTACGTGGGATTCGGGGGCGGGAGCTGTCTCGACACCGCGAAGGTCACCCGCGCAGTCATCGAAAACGGTGGCGAGCCGCTCGACTACGTCGCCGAGCCCACGGGAAAGGGCAAGGCGCTCACCCAATCGAATATTCCCTTGGTTCTGATGCCGACCACAGCCGGCACCGGGGCCGAAACCTCGCCGGTGGCGATCCTCTCGGTCGAGGAGAAGGAGACGAAGGAAGGGATTTCGAGCAACCACGTTCGGGCCGATGCCGCGGTGCTCGATCCCACCTTCACCACCACGCTCCCGCCGGACATCACGGCGAAGACCGCGATGGACGCGCTCGGCCACGCCATCGAGGGGTACACCACCCACCAGTTCGACGACCTCCTGCGCGCGGACGACCCCGCCTCGCGCCCGACCTACGCGGGCCGAACCCCGATCACCGACCAGTTCTCCGAGGCTGCGATTTCCCTCCTCTCCTCGAACGTCCGGCAGGTGGTGAACAACGGCGACGACATCGAGGCGCGCTCGGCGATGTTGCAAGGGGCCCTGTTCGGCGCGATAGCGGGCCTCACCGCGGGCGCGACGCTGTGTCACGCGATGGCCTACCCGGTCGGGAACCGCTATCACACCTTTCATGGGGAAACCATCGCGGTGCTCACGCCCGCGAGCACGCTCGGCTACAACGCCGCGAGCGACCCCGAGCGGTTCGCGCGTCTCGCGGAGATGCTCGGGGCCGATACGACGGGGATGAGCACGAGCGAGGCCGCCGGGGAGGCCAAGAAGGAGTACATCCGACTCCAGCAGGACCTAAACGTGCTCCCGAGCGGACTCAACGAGCTCGCGGGGATCACCGAGGACGACCTCGACTGGCTCGCCGAACAGACCACCGACACCCAGAAACGACTCCTCCGGACGAATCCCCGGCCCGTGACGACCGAGGACGTCCACGATATCTTCGCGGACGCGCTCTACAACTGGGAGTAGGCGAACCCACGGTCGGCCCACGACGCGGCGAGCGACGATAGCGGCAGATTCTTGAGAGGTGGGGGCGCAGACCGACGCATGCAAGCTGTCGTGCTGGCCGCCGGGAAGGGGACCCGGCTCCGGCCGCTCACCGACGACAAACCGAAGGGGATGGTCGAGGTCGACGGAAAGCCCATCCTCACGCACTGTTTCGAACGCCTCGTCGAGCTCGACGCGAGCGAACTCCTCGTGGTCGTCGGCTACAAGCAGGAGGTCATCATCAGCCACTACGGCGACGAGTTCCAGGGCGTGCCGATCACCTACGCCCACCAGCGCGAACAGGCCGGGCTGGCCCACGCCCTCCTCACGGTGGAGGAGCACATCGACGACGACTTCATGTTGATCCTCGGCGACAACGTCTTCGAGGCCAACCTCGGGGACGTCGTCGAGCGCCAGCGCGCCGACCGCGCCGACGCCGCCTTCCTCGTCGAGGAGGTCCCGATGGAGGAGGCGGGTCGGTACGGCGTCTGTGACGTCACCGAGGACGGCGAGGTCACCGACGTCATCGAGAAACCCGACGACCCGCCGAGCAACCTCGTCCTCACGGGCTTTTACACGTTCACGCCCGCGATCTTCCACGCCTGCCACCTCGTCCAGCCCTCCGCTCGCGGCGAGTACGAGCTCTCGGAGGCCGTCGACCTCCTCCTGCGTTCGGGTCGAACCATCGACGCCATCGAGATGGACGGCTGGCGGATCGACGTCGGCTATCCCGAGGACCGCGACGAGGCCGAACGGCGGCTCCAGAACAAACGCGAATAATCGAACTCGACCCGGAAACGTAGCTATTCCTCTCGAAGCCGGTCACGGACTGTGGCTTCGAGCGAGTGTTCGGTCTCCCAGCCGAGCTCCTCGCGCGCCCGGGTCGTGTCGACCGCGAAGGAGTCGACCATCGTCTCGCCCGCCCGCGGGTTCTCGACGAGTTCGATGTCGACCTCGATGCCGCGTTCCTCCTTTGCGACCCGCGCGACGAGTTCGGCGACCTCGTGGACGCTCGGGTCCTCGTCGCTCGCGAGTTCGTACTTCGTCGCGCCCGTCTCGCCCGCGGCGAGCCCCTCGACCATCCGCTCGGCGCTCTTGACGTAGGCCCGCGCGACGTCCTTGACGTGGAGGTAGTTGCGCGATTGGGTGCCGGGCTCGTAGACGGTGAGCGTCTCGCCCGCGAGCGCGCGGTCGAGGAAGAAGTTCGTCACCGTACCCTTCGAAACCCGCGTTCCGTCCACGGTGTGGTCGCCGTAGAGGTTCGACTTCATGAACAGGTGAGCCGGGAACGCGCCCTCGGCCATCGTCTCGATGGTGCGCTCGGAGAGGAGTTTCGTCCGGCCGTACCAGTTGAGCGGGTGTCGCGGGTGGTCGATCGTGATCGGGAAGTCCTCGGGGTCGCCGATGACGCCCATGCTGTACGGGAAGACGAGGCCGACCTCGTGTTTCCGACAGAACCACGCCACGTTCTCGGTGCCCTGAACGTTGACCTCGAAGGCCAGGTCGGGGTTCGTTGCGCAGTCGTCGACGCCGCTGATCGCCGCGAGGTGAAGCACGATGTCCGCCCCGTCGAGCGCGGCCTCCAGCCGGTCGCGGTCCCGGATGTCGACGTGGTCGATCGCGACCCCCTCGACCGCCCGGAGGTCGCCGACGTAGAAGTTGTCGAGCGCCGTCAGCTCCCAGTCGGGGTGGGCCTCGCGGAGGCGTTTGACCACACAGCTCCCGATGTAGCCCCCCGCGCCGGTGATGGCGATCGTGGGGGGCGTCGCGTCGCTCATGTGGCGAACCTCCCGGCGAGCTCGCGAACGCCCTCGCGGAGGGTGTACTCGGGTTCGAAGCCCGTCTCGGCCACCCGGTCGAAGTTGACGTGGTAGGACGGCCCCGGGTGTTCGTCTTCGAGGTAGGTCACGTCCGGTGTACCGACCTCCTCGCTCACGGCCTCGGCGATCTCCCGGACCCGATAGTTCTCGGCGTTCGCGCCGACGTTGTAGACGGGGTCGGTCCAGTCCTCGGGTCGAAGCACGGCGTCGCGGTAGGCCCGCGCGGCGTCCGCGACGTGGATGAACGGCCGCCAGTTCGAACCATCGCCGTAGACGGTCAGCGGCCGGCCGGTGAGCGCCCGGAAGACGAACGTGTTGACCACGAGGTTGAACCGGATGCCCGGCGCGTCGCCGTAGACGGTGCTGAGACGGAGCGCCGTCCCCGTCATCGACGACTCGGCGGTGACCTCCGCCAGGAGGTCCTCGGCGGCGGCCTTGGTCTCGGCGTAGGGGTTGATCGGGTCCGGGCTGGTCGTCTCGTCGATGTCGGTGCTGGTCGCCCGGCCGTAGATGTTACACGACGAGGCGACCACGACCCGCTCGACCCCGACCTTTCGCGCCGCGGTCAGGACGTTCTCGGTACCGTCGAGGTTGGTCGCGTAGGTCTCCTCGCGCCGGTCGTGGGTGCTGTCCGCACCGGTGATCGCCGCGAGGTGGACGACGCCGTCGACGTCGCGGACCGCGCTCTCGACGGCCCCGTACTCCCGAACGTCGCCCTCGCGGAACTCGACCCCGTCGAGACAGCCCATCAGCGTCCGGGGCGACCCGCTGGAGAGGTCGTCGAGCACCACGACCCGCCCGACCCGCTCGTCGTCGCGGAGCAGCGGCACCAGGGCGCTCCCGATGTAGCCACAGCCGCCGGTGACGAGGACGTCCATCAGGACTCCAGGGCGTCCGGCAGGAAGCGGTCCTCGTGAGCCTCGACGACCTCCTGGCGCTCGACCATCGCGCCGAGCACGTCCCGCATCCCGGCCTCGAAGCCCACCGCGCTCCCGCCGATCAGGTCGTCGTACTTCTCGTACTCGATCTCCATCTGGTGGGTCTCGTCCTCCTCACGCGGGTTCTCGACGTGTTCCACGGTGATGTCGAGGTCGTACTCCGCGCCGACCTCGGCGATGGTCTCGGCGATCTCGACGATGCTGATCGCCCGCGTGGTCTGGTTGTAGACCGTGTGGGAGTCGGGTCGCTCGTCGGGATCGACGAGCGCGAGCCGCGCGAGCCCCTCGACGGCGTCCTCGAGGCTCACGAACGGCTTTCGCTGTTCGCCCTTGCCGTAGACGGTCAGGGGATAGCCCGCGACCGCCTGGGCCGCGAACCGGTGGGCGACGACCCCGAAGTAGTAATCGAAGTCCAACCGAGTACCGAGCCGGTCGTCGGCCCCCGTCTCCTCGGTGCCCGCACCGTAGACGATGGCGGTTCGGACGTCGCTGACCGGGATGTCGAACTGTTTGTGGGTCAGTCGGAGGTTGGCGGCGTCGTGGGACTTCGAGAGGTGATACCAGCTCCCCGCCATCGCCGGGAACGGCACCTCGTCGCGCTCGCCCTCGTTCTCCATCGTCGCACCGCCCTCCGGGATCGGGAACTCCGGCGCGCCGTAGACCCCCGTGGTGGTGGTCTCGATGAAGTGGGTGTCCGAGAGCCCGGCCTCGTGGAGCCCCCAGAGGAGGTTCCGGGTGGCCTGCATGTTGTTGTGCTGGGTGAAGTTCGCGCGCTCGCCGTCGATCTGGGAGTAGGGCGCGGAGGGCTGGGCGGCGGTGTGGACCACGGCGGTCGGTTCGTGGACCGCCAGCAGCTGGTCGACGAACGCCCGGTCCGCGAGGTCGCCCTCGACGAACGAGAGGTTGCGGTAGCCGTGCTCCGCGGCGGCCGCGACCCGCTCCTCGATCGAGGCGACGGCCGTTGTGCTCACCCCGCCGACCGACGCGACCCACTCGCGACGGCCGCCGTTGTCGACACAGATGACGCGCTGATCGGTACGGTCCGCGA
It includes:
- a CDS encoding hydroxyacid-oxoacid transhydrogenase, with the translated sequence MSYERSVSAPDHRFEPETVWNLQMPEIRFGRGAVEELGFQFHDLGVADGAHGLVVTDRNLADLGHADRVREHLEDAGFEVDVYDDCEREPSLEAVGECLSFVRDEQGEAGYDFYVGFGGGSCLDTAKVTRAVIENGGEPLDYVAEPTGKGKALTQSNIPLVLMPTTAGTGAETSPVAILSVEEKETKEGISSNHVRADAAVLDPTFTTTLPPDITAKTAMDALGHAIEGYTTHQFDDLLRADDPASRPTYAGRTPITDQFSEAAISLLSSNVRQVVNNGDDIEARSAMLQGALFGAIAGLTAGATLCHAMAYPVGNRYHTFHGETIAVLTPASTLGYNAASDPERFARLAEMLGADTTGMSTSEAAGEAKKEYIRLQQDLNVLPSGLNELAGITEDDLDWLAEQTTDTQKRLLRTNPRPVTTEDVHDIFADALYNWE
- the aglF gene encoding UTP--glucose-1-phosphate uridylyltransferase AglF produces the protein MQAVVLAAGKGTRLRPLTDDKPKGMVEVDGKPILTHCFERLVELDASELLVVVGYKQEVIISHYGDEFQGVPITYAHQREQAGLAHALLTVEEHIDDDFMLILGDNVFEANLGDVVERQRADRADAAFLVEEVPMEEAGRYGVCDVTEDGEVTDVIEKPDDPPSNLVLTGFYTFTPAIFHACHLVQPSARGEYELSEAVDLLLRSGRTIDAIEMDGWRIDVGYPEDRDEAERRLQNKRE
- a CDS encoding NAD-dependent epimerase/dehydratase family protein is translated as MSDATPPTIAITGAGGYIGSCVVKRLREAHPDWELTALDNFYVGDLRAVEGVAIDHVDIRDRDRLEAALDGADIVLHLAAISGVDDCATNPDLAFEVNVQGTENVAWFCRKHEVGLVFPYSMGVIGDPEDFPITIDHPRHPLNWYGRTKLLSERTIETMAEGAFPAHLFMKSNLYGDHTVDGTRVSKGTVTNFFLDRALAGETLTVYEPGTQSRNYLHVKDVARAYVKSAERMVEGLAAGETGATKYELASDEDPSVHEVAELVARVAKEERGIEVDIELVENPRAGETMVDSFAVDTTRAREELGWETEHSLEATVRDRLREE
- a CDS encoding NAD-dependent epimerase/dehydratase family protein, yielding MDVLVTGGCGYIGSALVPLLRDDERVGRVVVLDDLSSGSPRTLMGCLDGVEFREGDVREYGAVESAVRDVDGVVHLAAITGADSTHDRREETYATNLDGTENVLTAARKVGVERVVVASSCNIYGRATSTDIDETTSPDPINPYAETKAAAEDLLAEVTAESSMTGTALRLSTVYGDAPGIRFNLVVNTFVFRALTGRPLTVYGDGSNWRPFIHVADAARAYRDAVLRPEDWTDPVYNVGANAENYRVREIAEAVSEEVGTPDVTYLEDEHPGPSYHVNFDRVAETGFEPEYTLREGVRELAGRFAT
- a CDS encoding NAD-dependent epimerase/dehydratase family protein, producing MSIIVTGADGYVGWPTALRIADRTDQRVICVDNGGRREWVASVGGVSTTAVASIEERVAAAAEHGYRNLSFVEGDLADRAFVDQLLAVHEPTAVVHTAAQPSAPYSQIDGERANFTQHNNMQATRNLLWGLHEAGLSDTHFIETTTTGVYGAPEFPIPEGGATMENEGERDEVPFPAMAGSWYHLSKSHDAANLRLTHKQFDIPVSDVRTAIVYGAGTEETGADDRLGTRLDFDYYFGVVAHRFAAQAVAGYPLTVYGKGEQRKPFVSLEDAVEGLARLALVDPDERPDSHTVYNQTTRAISIVEIAETIAEVGAEYDLDITVEHVENPREEDETHQMEIEYEKYDDLIGGSAVGFEAGMRDVLGAMVERQEVVEAHEDRFLPDALES